From a region of the Theobroma cacao cultivar B97-61/B2 chromosome 8, Criollo_cocoa_genome_V2, whole genome shotgun sequence genome:
- the LOC18592371 gene encoding replication factor C subunit 5, giving the protein MAEVVSLMDIDEDDNHQKENHSRKLSKGKNVVTTNDTKATPWVEKYRPQSLADVAAHRDIVDTIDRLTSENRLPHLLLYGPPGTGKTSTILAVARKLYGAHYHNMILELNASDERGIDVVRQQIQDFASTQSFSFGAKSSVKLILLDEADAMTKDAQFALRRVIEKYTKNTRFALICNHVNKIIPALQSRCTRFRFAPLDPIHVTERLKHVIEAERLDVPDCGLAALVRLSNGDMRKALNILQSTHMASQQITEEAVYLCTGNPLPKDIEQISYWLLNESFAESFKRISEIKTRKGLALVDIVREVTMFVFKIKMPSDVRVQLINDLADIEYHLSFGCNDKLQLGSLIATFTRARSALVAAAK; this is encoded by the exons ATGGCGGAAGTAGTTTCTCTGATGGACATCGACGAAGACGACAATCACCAGAAAGAAAACCACTCTCGAAAGCTAAGCAAGGGCAAAAATGTCGTCACAACCAACGATACCAAAGCCACTCCCTGGGTCGAGAAGTACCGCCCTCAATCCCTAGCCGACGTCGCCGCTCACCGCGACATTGTCGACACCA TTGACAGGCTTACGAGCGAGAACAGATTGCCGCATCTTCTGCTGTATGGTCCTCCCGGTACGGGCAAAACATCCACCATTCTGGCTGTGGCACGGAAGCTTTATGGAGCACAttatcataatatgattctcGAGCTGAATGCTTCAGATGAAAGGGGCATTGATGTTGTTAGGCAACAGATTCAAGATTTTGCTAGCACTCAAAGCTTCTCATTTGg GGCAAAGTCATCAGTAAAGTTGATTTTACTTGATGAGGCAGATGCTATGACAAAGGATGCACAATTTGCCTTGCGTAGAG TTATCGAGAAATACACAAAGAATACTAGGTTTGCACTGATCTGTAATCATGTCAACAAGATCATTCCAGCACTACAGTCCAGATGTACTCGGTTCCGATTTGCACCTCTTGATCCTATTCATGTCACTGAGCGACTTAAACATGTTATAGAGGCTGAAAG GCTGGATGTACCTGATTGTGGCTTGGCAGCACTTGTACGGCTTAGCAATGGTGACATGAGAAAGGCTTTAAACATTTTGCAG TCAACACACATGGCTTCTCAGCAGATTACAGAAGAAGCCGTTTATCTCTGTACTGGAAATCCGTTGCCTAAAGACATTGAGCAAATATCTTACTGGCTTCTGAATGAATCATTTGCTGAGAGTTTTAAAC GGATATCTGAAATCAAGACAAGGAAAGGATTGGCCTTGGTCGATATTGTAAGGGAAGTGACAAT GTTTGTTTTCAAGATTAAGATGCCCTCAGATGTTCGAGTTCAATTAATTAACGATTTGGCTGACATAGA GTATCATTTGAGTTTTGGGTGCAATGATAAGTTGCAGCTTGGATCACTCATTGCTACTTTCACACGAGCTAGATCTGCACTGGTTGCTGCGGCAAAGTAG
- the LOC18592372 gene encoding uncharacterized protein LOC18592372, producing the protein MSKSPSPEPRDCGPSSSSKPRESYGTTGVGDPDDTVATVARFIEQLHANMSSPSEKEIITARVLGIARARKEARTLIGSHGQAMPLFISILRSGTLVAKLNVAATLTALCKDEDLRLKVLLGGCIPPLLSLLKSESTEARKAAAEAIFEVSSGGLSDDHVGMKIFVTEDVVPTLWEKLSPKNKQDKVVEGFVTGALRNLCGEKDGYWRATLKAGGVDIIVGLLSSDNAAAQSNAASLLARLMLAFSDSIPKVIDSGAVKALLQLVGQNNDTSVRSSAADALEALSSKSSAAKKAVVDANGVPSLIGAVVAPSKECMQGEHAQALQGHATCALANICGGMSDLILYLGELSQSSRLAAPVADIVGALAYALMVFEQISGLDEEPFDVPQIEDVLVMLLKPRDNKLVQDRVLEAMASLYGNTYLSGWLNHAEAKRVLIGLITMAAADVREHLILSLTSLCCDKVGVWEAIGNREGIQLLISLLGLSSEQHQEYAVHLLAILTDQVDDSKWAITAAGGIPPLVQLLEMGSQKAREDAAHILWNLCCHSEDIRACVESAGAVPAFLWLLRSGGPKGQEASAKALTKLVRTADSATINHLLALLLGDTPSSKAHIIRVLGHVLIMAPHEDLVHKGSAANKGLKSLVQVLNSSNEETQEYAASVLADLFSTRQDICDSLATDEIVHPCMKLLTSKTQVVATQSARALGALSRPTKSKTASKMAYIAAADVKPLIKLAKTSLIGAAETAVAALANLLSDSHIAAEALAEDVVSALTRVLGDGTSEGKKNASRALHQLLKHFPVGDVLIGNSQCRFAVLALVDSLNAMDMDTTDAADALEVVALLSRTKKGVNLTYPPWSALAEAPSSLEPLVRCLAEGPPPLQDKSIEILSRLCGEQPVVLSDLLVARSRSIGSLAKRTINSASLEVRVGGAALLTCTAKERKQQSLEALDQSGYLKPLIEALVDMAKRNLRCTSLEIEVRAPRDFDRNAFQEGEEFDVPDSATILGGTVALWLLSILSSCLSKNKITVMEAGGLEVLSDKLASYASNPQAEFEDTEGIWISALLLAILFQDANLVLSPATMRIIPSLALLLRSEEVIDRYFAAQAMASLVCNGSKGINLVIANSGAVAGLITLIGYMESDMPNLVALSEEFSLVQNPGQVVLEHLFEIEDVRVGSTARKSIPLLVDLLRPIPDRPGAPPIAVQLLTRIAEGSDTNKLIMGEAGALDALTKYLSLSPQDSTEADICELLRILFGNQDLIRYEASLSSLNQLIAVLRLGSKNARFSSARALHQLFDAENVRDSELARQAVQPLVDMLCAASESEQEAALVALIKLTSGNTSKAAIMTDVEGNPLESLHKILSSSSSLELKRNAAQLCFALFGNTKFRANPIASECIQPLISLMQSDTSTAVESGVCAFERLLDDEQQVELAAAYDIVDLLIGLISERNHELIEASVCALIKLGKDRTPCKLDMVKAGVIDNCLEVLPVVSSSLCSSIAELFRILTNSNAIARSSDAAKIVEPLFMVLLRPDFSLWGQHSALQALVNILEKPQSLATLKLTPSQVIEPLISFLESPSQAIQQLGTELLTHLLAQEHFQQDITTKNAVVPLVQLAGIGILNLQQTAIKALEKISASWPKAVADAGGIFELAKVIIQDDPQPPHVLWESAALVLCNVLHFNAEYYFKVPLIVLVKMLHSTLESTITVALNALIVHERSDASSVEQMTEAGAIDALLDLLRSHQCEEASGRLLEALFNNVRVREMKVSKYAIAPLAQYLLDPQTRSESGRLLAALALGDLSQHEGHARASDSVSACRALVSLLEDQPTEDMKMVAICALQNFVMRSRTNRRAVAEAGGILVIQELLLSLNAEVAAQAALLIKFLFSNHTLQEYVSNELIRSLTAALERELWSTATINEEVLRTLNVILANFPKLHISEAATLCIPHLIGALKSGSEGAQESVLDTLCLLKHSWSTMPIDIAKSQSMIAAEAIPILQMLMKTCPPSFHERADSLLHCLPGCLTVTIKRGNNLKQAMGATNAFCRLTIGNGPPRQTKVVSHSTSPEWKEGFTWAFDVPPKGQKLHIICKSKNTFGKTTLGRMTIQIDKVVSEGVYSGLFSLNHDSNKDGSSRTLEIEIIWSNRISNDDSM; encoded by the exons CGCCATTACTCTCGCTTTTGAAGTCTGAATCAACTGAGGCCAGGAAAGCAGCAGCAGAGGCAATATTTGAAGTTTCCTCTGGTGGTCTTTCAGATGATCATGTTggtatgaaaatatttgttacAGAAGATGTAGTGCCAACTTTATGGGAAAAACTCAGTCCAAAGAACAAGCAGGACAAAGTGGTAGAAGGGTTTGTTACCGGAGCTTTGAGGAACCTTTGTGGTGAGAAGGATGGCTACTGGAGAGCAACACTTAAGGCTGGAGGAGTAGATATCATTGTGGGTCTTCTCTCTTCTGATAATGCTGCTGCTCAATCCAATGCAGCTTCCCTCTTGGCCCGATTGATGTTGGCATTCAGTGATAGCATCCCAAAAGTTATAGATTCTGGAGCTGTCAAAGCCTTGCTTCAGCTTGTAGGTCAGAATAATGATACTTCAGTTCGTTCCAGTGCTGCAGATGCTTTGGAAGCTCTTTCTTCAAAGTCAAGTGCAGCAAAGAAGGCAGTTGTGGATGCAAATGGTGTTCCTAGTCTCATTGGGGCTGTTGTTGCGCCTTCTAAAGAGTGCATGCAAGGAGAGCATGCCCAAGCTCTGCAGGGCCATGCGACATGCGCTTTAGCAAATATTTGTGGAGGGATGTCTGATTTGATACTGTATCTTGGGGAACTATCACAATCTTCTCGCTTAGCTGCACCAGTTGCTGATATAGTCGGGGCACTTGCTTATGCTCTAATGGTGTTTGAGCAGATTTCTGGTCTTGATGAGGAACCGTTTGATGTACCACAGATAGAGGATGTATTAGTAATGTTGCTCAAGCCTCGTGATAATAAGCTAGTCCAAGATCGTGTCCTTGAGGCCATGGCAAGCTTGTATGGTAACACCTACCTCTCAGGATGGCTCAATCATGCAGAAGCAAAAAGGGTGCTTATTGGACTCATAACAATGGCTGCTGCTGATGTCCGGGAGCATCTAATACTTTCTTTAACAAGCTTATgctgtgacaaagttggtGTTTGGGAAGCTATTGGCAATCGAGAAGGTATTCAGTTACTCATATCACTGTTGGGCTTATCCAGTGAACAGCACCAAGAGTATGCGGTACACTTGCTGGCCATCTTGACTGATCAGGTTGATGACAGCAAGTGGGCCATTACTGCTGCTGGTGGGATTCCTCCATTGGTGCAGTTACTGGAGATGGGATCCCAGAAGGCAAGGGAGGATGCAGCACATATTTTATGGAATTTATGCTGTCACAGTGAAGACATTCGTGCCTGTGTTGAAAGTGCAGGTGCAGTACCAGCATTCTTATGGCTTTTAAGAAGTGGTGGACCAAAAGGGCAAGAAGCTTCAGCCAAGGCTCTTACAAAGCTTGTCCGAACAGCTGATTCTGCCACTATTAATCACTTATTAGCTTTGCTTCTGGGAGATACTCCAAGCTCAAAGGCCCATATAATTAGAGTTTTAGGCCATGTGCTCATAATGGCACCACATGAGGATCTTGTGCATAAGGGATCTGCAGCTAACAAAGGACTGAAATCTCTTGTCCAGGTTCTAAATTCCTCTAATGAAGAAACTCAAGAGTATGCAGCTTCTGTCCTAGCTGATCTATTTAGCACAAGACAAGATATATGTGATAGTCTTGCAACTGATGAAATTGTGCATCCTTGCATGAAGCTTTTGACTAGCAAGACTCAAGTTGTTGCAACACAATCAGCTCGAGCATTGGGTGCTCTGTCTCGCCCAACCAAGTCCAAAACTGCTAGTAAGATGGCTTACATTGCAGCAGCAGATGTCAAGCCTCTAATTAAATTAGCAAAAACTTCTCTTATTGGTGCTGCTGAAACTGCTGTTGCTGCTTTGGCCAATCTTCTCTCTGATTCCCATATTGCTGCAGAAGCACTGGCTGAAGATGTTGTTTCCGCTTTGACAAGAGTGCTGGGGGATGGAACTTCAGAAGGTAAGAAGAATGCATCAAGGGCTCTTCATCAATTACTCAAGCATTTTCCAGTTGGTGACGTACTCATTGGAAATTCTCAGTGTCGTTTTGCTGTTCTTGCACTTGTTGATTCCTTAAATGCAATGGATATGGACACCACTGATGCTGCAGATGCTTTAGAAGTAGTTGCACTCTTGTCTAGAACAAAAAAGGGTGTGAATTTAACTTATCCACCATGGTCTGCGCTTGCTGAGGCTCCATCAAGTTTAGAGCCTCTTGTGCGTTGCCTTGCTGAGGGGCCTCCTCCACTGCAAGATAAGTCCATAGAAATTTTGTCTAGGCTTTGTGGGGAACAACCAGTTGTTCTCAGTGATTTGTTGGTTGCAAGATCAAGATCTATTGGTTCACTAGCCAAGAGAACAATAAATTCTGCCAGTTTGGAAGTCAGAGTTGGAGGGGCCGCACTTCTTACATGTACTGCGAAAGAACGTAAACAGCAGTCATTGGAAGCCCTTGATCAGTCTGGGTACTTAAAACCTCTAATAGAAGCTTTAGTGGATATGGCAAAGAGGAATTTAAGATGTACCTCTTTAGAAATTGAGGTCCGAGCCCCAAGGGATTTTGATAGAAATGCATTCCAGGAAGGCGAGGAGTTTGATGTTCCAGATTCTGCTACTATATTGGGTGGAACTGTTGCTTTGTGGTTACTGTCAATACTGTCTTCCTGtctttcaaaaaacaaaattaccgTAATGGAAGCTGGTGGACTTGAGGTTCTTTCTGACAAGCTTGCAAGTTATGCTTCCAATCCTCAG GCAGAATTTGAGGATACGGAAGGTATATGGATTAGCGCCCTGCTTCTGGCTATTTTGTTCCAAGATGCAAATCTTGTTCTGTCTCCTGCAACCATGCGCATAATACCTTCACTTGCTCTTCTGCTGAGATCTGAAGAAGTCATTGACAGATATTTTGCTGCTCAGGCAATGGCTAGTCTAGTTTGTAATGGAAGTAAGGGTATAAATCTTGTCATTGCAAATTCAGGTGCTGTTGCTGGGTTGATAACATTGATTGGCTATATGGAATCAGATATGCCCAATTTAGTTGCTTTGTCCGAAGAATTTTCTTTGGTACAAAATCCTGGTCAAGTTGTTCTAGAACATCTTTTTGAAATTGAAGATGTGAGAGTTGGCTCTACTGCACGGAAATCTATTCCTCTTTTAGTGGATCTCTTGAGACCAATACCAGATAGGCCTGGAGCCCCTCCAATTGCTGTTCAACTCTTAACCCGCATTGCTGAGGGAAGTGATACCAATAAATTAATCATGGGTGAAGCTGGAGCTCTTGATGCTTTAACAAAGTATCTGTCTTTGAGCCCTCAAGACTCAACAGAGGCTGATATATGTGAATTACTCAGAATATTATTTGGCAATCAGGATCTTATTCGATATGAAGCATCGCTTAGCTCCTTGAATCAACTTATAGCGGTGCTGCGCCTGGGTTCAAAAAATGCTAGATTCAGCTCTGCAAGGGCTCTCCATCAACTTTTTGATGCTGAAAATGTTAGAGATTCTGAATTAGCAAGGCAGGCTGTACAACCATTGGTTGACATGCTTTGTGCTGCATCAGAGAGTGAGCAAGAGGCTGCTCTTGTTGCCTTGATCAAATTAACTTCAGGAAATACTTCAAAAGCAGCTATAATGACTGATGTGGAAGGAAACCCACTTGAGAGTCTACATAAAatcttatcttcttcttcatctttggAATTGAAAAGAAATGCTGCACAACTTTGTTTTGCACTCTTTGGAAATACTAAATTTAGAGCAAACCCTATAGCCTCTGAATGCATACAGCCCCTTATTTCTCTTATGCAGTCTGATACTAGTACAGCTGTGGAGTCTGGAGTTTGTGCTTTTGAAAGATTGTTAGATGATGAGCAGCAGGTGGAGCTTGCAGCAGCATATGACATCGTTGATCTCCTCATTGGCTTGATTTCTGAGAGAAATCATGAGCTTATTGAGGCCAGCGTATGTGCACTCATAAAGTTGGGGAAAGACCGCACACCATGCAAATTAGACATGGTCAAAGCTGGTGTTATTGATAATTGTCTTGAGGTACTCCCTGTTGTGTCCAGTTCATTATGCTCCTCAATTGCAGAATTGTTCCGCATTTTAACAAATAGTAATGCTATTGCTAGAAGTTCAGATGCCGCAAAAATAGTAGAGCCTCTCTTCATGGTTTTACTTCGTCCAGATTTTAGCTTATGGGGACAGCACAGTGCCTTGCAAGCACTTGTAAATATCTTGGAGAAGCCACAAAGCCTTGCAACTCTGAAATTGACTCCCAGTCAAGTCATTGAGCCTCTGATTTCATTTCTGGAATCACCTTCTCAAGCTATCCAGCAGCTTGGAACAGAATTATTGACTCATCTACTTGCACAGGAACATTTTCAGCAAGATATCACAACAAAAAATGCAGTGGTGCCACTGGTGCAGCTTGCTGGAATTGGAATATTGAATCTGCAGCAAACAGCAATTAAAGCCTTGGAAAAGATCTCTGCAAGTTGGCCGAAGGCTGTTGCTGATGCTGGAGGTATTTTTGAGCTTGCAAAGGTCATCATTCAAGATGATCCTCAGCCTCCTCATGTGCTTTGGGAATCAGCTGCTTTGGTTCTCTGCAATGTTCTGCATTTCAATGCTGAGTACTATTTTAAAGTCCCTTTAATAGTTCTGGTCAAAATGCTGCACTCCACACTAGAAAGCACTATTACTGTGGCTCTTAATGCCTTAATTGTCCATGAAAGGAGTGACGCTTCAAGTGTTGAACAGATGACTGAAGCTGGAGCTATAGATGCGTTGTTGGATCTACTAAGATCTCATCAGTGTGAAGAAGCTTCTGGAAGATTGCTTGAAGCTTTATTTAACAATGTAAGAGTACGGGAGATGAAGGTTTCTAAGTATGCCATTGCACCCTTAGCACAGTATTTGTTAGACCCACAGACAAGATCAGAGTCTGGCAGGCTTCTTGCAGCTTTAGCTCTTGGAGACCTCTCCCAGCATGAAGGACATGCTAGAGCCAGTGATTCTGTTTCTGCATGTCGTGCACTTGTAAGCTTGCTGGAGGATCAGCCAACAGAAGACATGAAAATGGTTGCAATTTGTGCATTGCAGAACTTTGTAATGCGGAGTAGAACTAATAGGCGAGCTGTTGCTGAAGCAGGTGGCATATTAGTAATTCAGGAACTTCTACTTTCTCTCAATGCGGAAGTTGCTGCGCAGGCAGCACTGCTGATcaaattcttattttctaATCACACACTTCAAGAATATGTATCAAATGAGCTCATCAGGTCATTGACAG CTGCACTAGAGAGAGAATTGTGGTCCACTGCAACTATTAATGAAGAAGTGTTGAGAACATTAAATGTGATATTAGCCAACTTCCCTAAGCTCCATATATCTGAAGCAGCTACCTTGTGTATTCCCCATCTCATAGGAGCACTAAAGTCTGGGAGTGAGGGTGCGCAAGAATCTGTATTGGATACCCTGTGCTTGTTAAAACATTCTTGGTCAACCATGCCAATAGATATTGCAAAATCTCAGTCCATGATTGCTGCTGAAGCAATTCCTATTTTGCAAATGCTGATGAAAACCTGTCCTCCAAGTTTCCATGAGAGGGCAGACAGTCTATTGCACTGCTTACCAGGATGTTTGACTGTTACCATCAAGCGTGGTAACAACCTAAAGCAAGCTATGGGAGCCACAAATGCATTTTGCCGATTGACAATAGGCAATGGTCCTCCCCGGCAAACCAAG GTTGTGAGCCACAGTACTTCTCCAGAGTGGAAAGAAGGCTTTACATGGGCTTTTGATGTGCCCCCAAAGGGACAAAAACTCCATATAATTTGCAAAAGCAAAAATACTTTTGGGAAG ACAACTCTGGGAAGAATGACTATTCAAATTGACAAAGTTGTGTCAGAGGGAGTATACAGTGGTTTATTCAGCCTTAATCATGATAGCAACAAAGATGGGTCTTCAAGAACACTTGAGATCGAGATTATCTGGTCGAACAGGATATCAAACGATGATAGCATGTAA